The sequence CGCTGACCACTGCCCCAGCTTATGTTCACACAATGCCGAAAGCTCTGTCATCATCAACCCCCAACGTGAGCCAGAGTACCTCAGGAACAACCAACTATGCTGCCAGACGCACCCTCGGCATGGACACACCTGGCACTGCATCAGCCgtgaggaagaagaggaaacgcAAGTCGGCGTGGGCACGCGGAAGCATCACCTCCTCCAAGAAGAAGCGAAAGACCAACAACGACGAGGACAAGGAAGCAGAAGATGCTGGAAATGAAGATTCCAATGACACCATCATTACGCCAACACCCAATGGAGATGTTCAGTCACAGGACGACCAGACAGAAGAAGACAGAGACAGTGACAAAGAGAGCATAAGAAGCGGTCCCAGTCTTGTCTCCCATAATGTAAACCATCAAGACGATCACGAAGACTCCCAGAATTCCTCCATGCTCAGTATGGAGTCGACAGAAGTAGaaatggaccaatcacagcctTCAGAtgcaatcaaccaatcacagcctTCAGACACACCTGACCAACCACCAGCCCTCCTGGGAGaagctgaccaatcagagccaCCCACAGTGGAACATGACCAACCAACTACTTCAGCAATAGAAGCCAACCAATCCAAGTCTACCTCAGATGAACCACCAACCTTAGAACCGGAGGGTACTATTTCCCCTCCAGATGGccaagaagaagatgatgataatgatgaagatgatgctAAGGATCAAGACGAGAAAGGTCAGTGTTATCCTAATTTGATCAGATGTAACAAAATAATTCTGCTGTAGCCCGCTATCTTTAATTTGTTCTTTTATATACATCAGCATGTgctgattttgttttgtgtgcttCTAACATTGCAGTGATGTTTCTGTTGCAGATTTTATAGTGACACCTCGAGTGACGAGGTCCCAGACCTCCAGCCTGCCCGTCCAGAAGGTGGAGAAGGTGTTACAGGTCCTGGAGGAGCCAACCCCTGACTTTGTGGTGGACAAAGAGGGACTTGAGGCACTGTTGGAAGAAACAGTGAGTTGTCCATTTTTATAGTACTTCCATAGAAAGTAGCATTTTAGATGAATGTAGGTATGGGACAGGTTTGTGAGCAAGTTAAGATATCAGCATGATTGTAGGTTtgaactaggggtgggtaccggtaccgtgtaccggtaccgtgtaccggtacgaaaccggtatttcttaatggaccggtccaaaaaaaacggtccgtaaaaaatcagtggaccggcctatggaccgattaagaattcatagtaccaggctaccagcgggcggccacataactggtctaagaaaatacaaaacagcagatttaacgagtcgttttcgaagacgttagctgtgaatcatatctagaaacacttaaaggatgagtaagcagacggcgaggagagtatagttatgaTTCTGAGACAAAgtgcgaacctaagaaattatatcgttccagacatgacgtttggagacttttacatGTGTCTCACtatccaaaatatgatgtactgcgacactacaaaaatcaggtacaggtacaggtccggacctggacctgaccttctggacctggaccggacctgaattttatgtaccggtacccacccctagtttgAACCCTATTCTTTGTAAGTTTTTGATTCCAGAAACTTAAGTGAGAGGTTGTGCTTTTCAAGTATTGATATCACATATGAAATTTGTGTGTTGCTAACAGTTGCAGTTTGCAAAATCCGGAAGAATtttgcttacatgtacatttactgtATTTTAGGTGCGGCTGACGGGTGGGTACAGTGTGGAGAGACTAGAGAGGCTGTACAGTGTGATGGCCAGGTGTATATACCAGTACAGGAAAGTGTACGACAGGACACAGCTACTTCAGGTAGGCTTATGTTTtagatgaatgaaagaatgtttATGCTCTTAGTACAAGCTTAGTTCAAGTCATGGTGACAaagcagaaaaacaaaagattACAGTGATATAAGAATGTGGTCTCTTACTACATCGACGATGACTAATGCAAGTATAGCTTCAACTTCTCACTTCTTAAGAAAGCTGTATAAATGTTTAAAAGAAATTAATCCTCTGTCTTCCACAATCAAGGTTTTTTCTAATGCAATTGATCGTCAGCTGTTTTCATACCTGTTATGTACTgacttctgtatttttttgcaGGATCTAAAGATGGAAGTTCGGAGATTCTGCTGTGTCGCAGTCGAGAAGTGTACATAGCAAAAGAGAGTTCTCTGGTATACAAAGAAAGTTAACCCTTGCCTTGCTGTGACCCATCCTGCAGTCAGCACCAGTTTGGTTGTATGGATGAGCCAGCTGTAGGGGTGAGGTTGATGCCAACAAGATGAAACAGATATGTCCGTAGCATTCTTAGCACagaaagtgttttgataaaatgaACCTAACTTAAAAACTGTTTTGCCtgtcaaatttgaaaaaaaaaagaagaaaggtaTCTCACCGGAGATGATCTGAAATGCCTAGAATGTTCCCCTGCaaattttcttcatattttccaTGTTAACGTTTTGGCTGGAACAGACAAGCAAAATAAAGAATACACAACACTTATTTAAAAGCATTTAAGGTTGGCTTGGTCCAGATCATACTGTATCTAAActgttcaaaatgtaaaaacaaaaagtATCTTATGGTGCAAACTTAGCACATTCCTGTAGGTAAAAATGAAGTATAGATAATGATTTGAAGTCTGTAGCGACTATTGTAATAAGAGGgtgatttgcatgtttgtaaaGTGTTCATGTGACTTGTGAGCTATGGTACATTCACAGTAATACCTCAATTCTTTTGCTATTTGTTACGGCAGCAACAGGGTGGGGAAGGATCTCTAAATACACAGGTTAAACAAGCTCTGTTCTCTATTTTAAGGATGataagaaatatgttttttttcacatcttGTATTCCAATGAATTAttggtacatacattgtatccaTTATAGTCTCATGATGCAACACCCGTGTATATCATGTCCTACCAGAGTACATAATAAGCATATCACCTCATGGTTATACCAGCAAACCTTATCTAAGACTGGAGAACTGGTGCTCGtggaattcatttattttcataacAATATGTAGAAACAGCCAACTCAGTACAGAAGCAAGTTTTTCACAATGAAATTTGCTTCTCTTGGTAACACAGTTTTGCATACATTGTCAGTCATTCTTACAACACAagtatattctgtatgctaggtCTATACTATAGCCTAGTATAGGCCAACTTGATCCTGTATGACATATTTTATTATAGACAAGAATGGTGGATTATACAAAATATTATGCTGGACATTATAAAGATCATTGCTATGGCCCAAGAGGACCAGGActattattatacatgtattgagaAGTGATTCAACAGCAAATGTTATCAGAATCTTTGGGAATATAGGGTTTTTATTAACTGCCCAACAACAGTACTACtagatttttttataaatatggTAGAAAATAGCAGCCAGAAAGTTCAAATATTTGTGTGCCAGATGCATTTCATGCTATTGTCTTCTTTTTCAAAGGCAGGTTATGGAATTTCAGAAATATGCAACCTTTCAATAACATTTGAAGTGTCAAATCAGCTTGGGTTTTGAGGcaggttttgtacattttgtatccaATACTGGTGCTTTCCATGAAGTTTCACATCAATTCTGATGGCCAAGGAACAacgtacatatacatacaacatGTTGGCAGCAACTTGCAACTTTGTACTTTTCTGCACAATATGTTTGTTCCTTAAAAccactgtacttttgtttgtttgcttacaCAGTCATCAATGTGTGTGTGATTTTGCACAATAACAGGCACAATGTTTTGTGGTGTGAAATGATGAACTGGATGTGTGTAGAACTGCTTTAGTACAGAAGCCTTGGGATCTTGAATGGATGAATATTTTATGCATGTACAGAGCTTTGTAAAATTGCTGTGCCCAATTTCAAACCATGTAGTTAAAGCTAGTACCAAGTAGCTCTATGCTTGTATTGTTGGGAAATCAAGTCAAAATTCTGTTTCATTATGCTTGCTTTTGTTTCCTTTGATTTCTGTtggtttgttatattttgtgttCATATTGAAAACCTGAAGTGTCATAAGTGTAATATTTGGGTTTAATTTCACAGTTTAGTAGTGATCTGATGTATGAAACTTAATTTTCTTGGTACAGCTACCTCAGACTTCCTGTCTTGGTGATCTTGTTCTTATCTACACAATGGTGCTgttttcaatgcaaataaaCCATTTTTTACTTCTGAATCAGTGCATTTATTTTCCACTAGGTAGGTAGACTTAACAATAACATGTACCAAAAGGTACCAGTAACTTCTATGAGTTTAGTACGAATCATGCATGTtagattcatgtacatgtacatgtaagtccacTACTTTGGTGACTCATGCCAAGGACCAGGTTCTCCCTGAAATGACATAGAATCAAAGGACcataattttattttattttacaatgtCTTTGTCTACAGACAAGAGGTTGAAGAATTCCATGTGCAAGTAGTTCATAGACCTATTGTAGTCCTCATATCATGAATTGTATGTAGCAGCATTGTAGTTACTTACTAAGCCCAGATCAAGCTGTACAACTAGCCCCACAGCAGTTTTCCAGATAGGCTCAGCATTGACACACAGGCCAACCAGAATGCGTAGTTTATCGAGGTATCCTTTTTCATATTCTGATTTACATATGTGCAGTGGATACTGATGAAAAGCACTATCAAGACAGCTTTCCCACtagacaaaaacataatatttaatATTATTTCCATAACTCTGAAGCAGTGCAATATCCCAAGAAATATGAAAGTCATCAGGCAAGAACAGTTTTGAAACTAACAATAACAACTTTCAGAAACACAAAACTTATAAAAATTAGCAGCATTTGTACGTTTAATCTTTGTGCATATGGGGAAGAAGATTGAACTTAATGGAACAATGCTGTCACCTTCAAAATGGAAATATCTTGATAAAAAACACTTTATTAGGAAACAAAAACTCAAAAGAAGAAATTGCAGCTGCTAAATCCAGTGCCATGTGTAGCTTATTTTATGCTGCAGTTGATTTATACAattcttactttgaaatttACAGTGTCTGAAACTATGTACAATTTTGCGATAGATTTCACTGACATCTCCCCATTCCAATTGACATGGCTGCTTTATACTGCTGGGCAAGCCTTGCATTTTGCAAACAGTGCTTTTTCGTATTCTAGCTAATTACACAAATGCGGTCAGGTACAGCCACAAAGATTGGCTGCCTGTCTAGTGGACATTTCCCCCCATCCTCTCCAACCCTGGGGTTTAGGATCCTCCATGCACACCTTCTACAGACACATCGATGGCCACATGGCCTTAACGTCATGTTTGCTGGGCGATCCAGACAGACCACACAGGAGTTGTCATTCTCAGTGTCCTCTATGAAGAAATGTCTCCGCAGACTGCTGAGTCCGCCACTCCTGCGAGGCTGAAGCAAGTGTTCGTGTGGCTCCCATCCTTCAGCATCTGCTGGcacctctgtccttggtgctgaactcacagTCGGGTAAATGGTGAACCCAAGGGGTGAGGCTTGTACAGAAGGGTTTGGCAAGGGCTGGTGTTGGGATTGGTATTCTATAAACATGTCTCTGATAAATGTTTGTGCGCTGCGTGCTGTTTCCTGAAGCCAGCGCACGATGTGGTTAGCGTCCGGCTGGTTGATAAGGTACATGAACAACAGGGGAGAGGACAGGATAAGGATGTGGAAGGGTATCATTATTATGGTACATACTGCATAAATCATCATCCACAGTGTGCTCAACACAAAGGCCACTGCTGAGTAAGCAGTATACAAAATGAAGGCAATGAGGACATATATCAGTGATACAAAAAGCGCAACACTTTTGATTAGCACAGAAACAATAGTTGCTGCAAACCACTTGATCCACTGCAAAGTGTTGTACACAAAGGTAGGGGAAGCCATGAAATTATCCAGGCACCAGCATAAAAACTGCCCTACTCTCCAAACAAGGAATGCCACCATGTGGAACGGAACCAAGAGGACAGTTTTTATAAGATCCCAAACTGTCATTAGAAGTCCaggatgtgttttgttgtcctgaGATTCGTAGCCGTCTGAATGTTCTGGTACCAGTTTCAGAAGTTGTTCGACAAGTATACTGTCTGTCTTTCCAATCTTGCCTGTGCTGTGGTGTTCTTTTCCCAATTCTCCTGCAACTTTGTCCCTCAGAACCACTTTGAATGCCGCAGACACTTCTTGAGGTAGACCTGACTTTTctattgctttctctgcttcCTGGATGTCTGATCGAGCCCTTTGTACAGCCTCTGCTGCTCTTCTTATCGCCTTTCCCACATTGTGTATATCTTTGCTGTCCACTTCTGGGTCTTGCATAGATGCTACCATCCTGATGCAGACTGCAGTCATGGTCAGGATCAGCAGGGGGCACTGCAAAGAGGAGTCATTAAATCATGTGGGATGATTCAGCATTGTCATGCCCATTTTATAGGATAAACCTTAAATAGGACAAAAACGTTCTGCTTGTTTTAGACTGATTAAGCAAATAGCATTTAGGTGATTTCACATGACCACATTGACAATAACAGAAAGCCATGGCCATATTAGATTATTGATGGTACCATGCAAACAACATTTGAACCTTAAGCCAGTTAAGGGCACTATTATACATTACTGCCAACATAGACTGCCATGAAATGATTATTAGCATTGCATCATTTGTATCTCTACCTGTTGTAGAATGATTTCTCCCAAAGTGTAGGGAAGGTACATGTCAATATACATCAATGGCAACATGCTAGTTTCCGTACTACATGAATGAAATTAAATTGAAACTACCTCAATTGTAATGTATGACAGACACTATGTGTGAGAACGTGCCTTGTATTTTTACTCCGTCATCATTTGCTTTAGTTTGACAATGATGTTGGCTGTTGGAGAAGAAGAATAACGCCCACATTTCATATTTGTCGATATAAAAACTAGCAGGTGGTAGAGCTGGTCCgcgattggggggggggggcgattaTAAGAATAATCACCAGACCCCCAGGGAGTAGTGTAAATATTTCAGTTTCTAAATTAGATTGTCATTCGACAAATATCTCGTGGAGGGTTGCACTTATAAGCACAGCATACTTTACGGTCTACCGCATGCAAGCCGTAACATGTTTATGACGTTAGTAATTTTGAAACTGAAAGCTACCAACTGCGTTTTGTTGCGTAAGAACAAAAGCGACAACTTACCGATCGCTGGTTCCATACTTGTCCCATCTCTACAATCTACGGTGTGTTTCGTCACAGTGCCAATAATAATGAGCCTTTGTTGTCCCTGGACATCAGTGTAACGTCAAACATGTAACGGGAATGTGTGCCTGACAGGCGGGCAACAAAAACCCAACAGCCGTTCGGCAGCGGTAACCTTTGACCGCTCGGTGTGATATCGATATCGGGGTCGTTTCCATGGTTACAGCCACACCTTGTTGGTGCGGGAGGCTTTGAGCTGGGATTTATTCGATTTAGAAAATTGTTTATTGGCGGATATGTAACGTTGAGACATATTGTTTATGCTATGTTCTTTGTTGCGTGTCTCTTTCTCTTCCTTTGTTCTggctcttttcttctttttgctgCAAACATCTTTTAAATCAATGGTAACGTTAATCATATGTCACCGTTTTTCATCCTCCTGAGATTTTAGATTTTCCAATCTTCAGATCTTTATTTGTGCCTatactgaatttttttttaatttacattatgccatgttgatttgataatatggatggcATACGCGTGCGcgtcaattttcgtccgtttaaaaaaagttttcgaccatactgtaacaAATCGTATAATGCAGCTGCAAAAGGAGCAAATATAAGccatatacagtagaatccgcttaactgtaccacccatttgtcagcgtttttggtgcaattatccggctggtgcaattatgcgaaatgcccagctggaccgcaccaccatgggcgagggggtgtattgttagtcagaaacactagcacaaagaaaatagacgaaatcattcagttattaactttattcactgaccctttgctgaaaataaagaaatgactacgaacctgttttaaaagattttgcgttctttcatttttccatgccatctaccgcattacaacacacgtaatgttacaggggagacattctgaaacatcgtcatgccactcatgggataacagtttctgtgttacattacgtagagtgtagttgtcgatttacgtaaatcatgcaCAGTACcaccatgaaactaggaattgaaactaaaacttggttactgattacgggtgaccccgGGACctccatacgattcctatcaacgtaactgtcaatggagaccgccttcttttgttactcaaaacagttttaaacatattggcggtattgcgcctctacaccggcaggtatcggctcatttgtaccgcgtttgccgattttagcgcgccttttcagttaacttgtcgaggatttttgaaaaaaactggtgcagttatccggcattggtgaccatgcgcggtgcagatatgcggagtcactaacaatgcagtgaatgggaaccggttttggatattgggattcggtgcaattaaatggaaggtgcgtttatccgaggtgcaattaagtggcttcgtctgtaacgttatattgcacataaaaatatcggaaaatggatacaaaTGCCAACGTCAATTCCAAAGGAATagagaagatgtgaaagaacaaaaactagaaaggcaacatttgcgagcaaatacagcatgtttagccatactcctcgccatgcaaaaaatggactctcccaaaataacaatggaccattctaaaatacttgcactaaaaaaatgaatcacccagtccaaaattgagtctcccagtagcacctcaacacaatatggaccagtccacaaccatatccacttattgattaacaaatacacttctgctaacaaatggactttttcataatcattccagctcaaaattgaaagaaataattaaagaatcctccccttgcaagaatgggatattccgtgccatttccatgtaaaccagtcgaaaaatatccgctgaaaattacaccagaaaaaaatcaatttcgacaggagtgtcgcgccagtctgaggagaaacgatctcccgtgctgtgttgaagaatttggagtttgaaaatatctggaataactaatgctcaaaaaaaacattcacaaaatcattgatttaacttattttctgttataaaatttcctaaactgcagtttaaccactcagtttaacggaacatggtgttttcccgataatcacgttaaatgtttatgtccggtctttcctcctcgtaagcaaacttccagcttgtcgcCAAACTTTGCCGAGGCGATACGTACAGAAGCTGAGCGCGCTCGTTCTTTTGTTGTGCTAGCCATGCCGTGACGAGTCTTCGattatctgtagttgttgaaggacacacagaaatcttcggactgtagttttaccgcttcgaagggcgtgacagtcaacggtactagtagtaagggttgaacgagcgttgtgtttctcagctcacctcagttccaaacgtaaacaacgggtgcgggttaacgtgagcggcgggggatttgttcggctggcgacacccccgtaccgtgccgatagcgtggtgtgtgtcgtgtttccttaaaacggatttttaacaatagaaaactagatctattcaagattttaacaaatttaatggaaacttttctgtccggcgtagtaggattttgggagtacccaaccgcgctcttcacgtggaaatttttgataccgcgaaagtaaacaaaacacctacgatcgcctgccaggcttctcgcggtggggcgtctttattggtctatcattaggtgctatcagctacttagcagggacgtgtagattgctttcgtatggctcatttaaccaatgttcgaaactgtacgaacaaaagatgaatctatattgtgatagtttcgaaacttatagcaatattgtacccgccgattttttaaacaaagaattttttcgtttctttattttcaaccctaagtacattcaaacaaaggggtgtcacatttttatatttcagcgatagtatgggtgaaatataaaaatgtgacacccctttgtttgaatgta comes from Branchiostoma lanceolatum isolate klBraLanc5 chromosome 2, klBraLanc5.hap2, whole genome shotgun sequence and encodes:
- the LOC136427720 gene encoding uncharacterized protein, yielding MGQVWNQRSCPLLILTMTAVCIRMVASMQDPEVDSKDIHNVGKAIRRAAEAVQRARSDIQEAEKAIEKSGLPQEVSAAFKVVLRDKVAGELGKEHHSTGKIGKTDSILVEQLLKLVPEHSDGYESQDNKTHPGLLMTVWDLIKTVLLVPFHMVAFLVWRVGQFLCWCLDNFMASPTFVYNTLQWIKWFAATIVSVLIKSVALFVSLIYVLIAFILYTAYSAVAFVLSTLWMMIYAVCTIIMIPFHILILSSPLLFMYLINQPDANHIVRWLQETARSAQTFIRDMFIEYQSQHQPLPNPSVQASPLGFTIYPTVSSAPRTEVPADAEGWEPHEHLLQPRRSGGLSSLRRHFFIEDTENDNSCVVCLDRPANMTLRPCGHRCVCRRCAWRILNPRVGEDGGKCPLDRQPIFVAVPDRICVIS